Proteins from one Cryptomeria japonica chromosome 4, Sugi_1.0, whole genome shotgun sequence genomic window:
- the LOC131079858 gene encoding probable disease resistance protein At4g33300 isoform X1, translating to MVSVIASSMHGESHKAWKRATNKVSKRKCKSDCDRKRLIRLPQICIDFLDDVAKECLLDLGLFPENRKICVDALLDIWVYVRKLQRHDAFAILSEFARRNLLNLTNNARGSRAIQHRNAPELYFSQADGMRDLALYLRRQYNILHPKRLVIERQYSSFLGKCELLNDRAIDTQILSIITSEYSVTLTRPMEENQWYDMTFPETEVLLIFFTSTEYVLPPFLKSMKKLKFLMVSNCGAKKATVKGIDVMSSLTQLKSVRFESLLSPLGEKQSIEGLQNIEKLSMSLYEGFGNMSVFTKLKAFNLDHCSELEHLPLGIFNMPSILSLSITNCHLLQKLPDDFGNMSSLRMLRLSALTGLKELPASIGKLGELEYLDISACEGLKVLPKEIGKLKKLKEFDMRECSRLKALPTTVCELSSLKLVICDEKIGKQWLRARNISIPELRVEIVEAHFSLDWLDD from the exons ATGGTTTCGGTGATTGCAAGCTCTATGCATGGGGAATCACACAAGGCTTGGAAGAGGGCAACTAACAAGGTTTctaaaagaaaatgtaaatcagaTTGTGACAGAAAACGGCTAATTAGATTGCCACAAATCTGTATTGATTTCTTAGACGATGTAGCCAAGGAATGTCTCTTAGACTTGGGATTATTTCCTGAGAACAGGAAAATTTGTGTTGATGCACTTTTGGACATTTGGGTATATGTTCGAAAGCTACAAAGGCATGATGCTTTTGCCATCTTATCAGAATTTGCAAGAAGAAATCTGTTAAATTTAACTAACAATGCAAG AGGAAGTAGAGCAATCCAACATCGAAATGCGCCAGAGCTATACTTTTCCCAGGCTGACGGAATGAGAGATTTGGCCTTGTATTTGAGACGCCAATACAATATACTCCACCCCAAGAGGTTAGTCATAGAAAGACAATACAGTAGTTTCCTGGGGAAATGCGAGTTGCTCAATGATAGAGCAATTGACACTCAAATTCTCTCCATCATTACCAGTGAGTATTCAGTAACACTTACAC GCCCTATGGAGGAGAATCAGTGGTATGACATGACTTTCCCGGAAACAGAGGTTCTTCTGATATTTTTTACTTCGACCGAATACGTTCTTCCTCCATTTCTGAAATCGATGAAAAAGCTAAAATTTCTGATGGTATCCAATTGCGGTGCAAAGAAGGCAACAGTGAAAGGTATAGATGTCATGTCTTCACTCACTCAACTCAAGAGCGTCCGCTTTGAGAGCTTGCTTTCACCCCTTGGTGAAAAACAGAGCATTGAAGGACTGCAGAACATAGAGAAGCTATCAATGAGCTTATATGAAGGATTTGGAAATATGTCTGTATTCACAAAGCTAAAAGCTTTTAATCTTGACCACTGCAGTGAATTGGAGCACTTACCCCTCGGTATCTTCAATATGCCCTCAATTCTATCCTTGTCTATTACCAATTGCCATCTGCTTCAGAAGTTACCAGATGATTTTGGAAATATGAGCTCTCTAAGAATGCTAAGGTTATCTGCATTAACAGGCCTGAAAGAGCTTCCTGCATCAATTGGAAAACTTGGAGAGTTAGAATATTTAGACATTTCAGCATGCGAAGGCTTGAAAGTACTTCCAAAGGAAATAGGAAAACTCAAGAAATTGAAGGAATTTGATATGAGAGAGTGTTCCCGTTTGAAGGCGTTACCTACAACAGTTTGTGAGCTAAGTTCCCTGAAGCTTGTTATCTGCGATGAGAAGATTGGGAAGCAGTGGTTGCGGGCAAGGAATATTTCTATTCCGGAGCTTCGAGTTGAAATTGTTGAAGCACATTTTAGTTTGGATTGGCTAGATGACTGA
- the LOC131079858 gene encoding probable disease resistance protein At4g33300 isoform X3 — protein MVSVIASSMHGESHKAWKRATNKVSKRKCKSDCDRKRLIRLPQICIDFLDDVAKECLLDLGLFPENRKICVDALLDIWVYVRKLQRHDAFAILSEFARRNLLNLTNNARGSRAIQHGMRDLALYLRRQYNILHPKRLVIERQYSSFLGKCELLNDRAIDTQILSIITSEYSVTLTRPMEENQWYDMTFPETEVLLIFFTSTEYVLPPFLKSMKKLKFLMVSNCGAKKATVKGIDVMSSLTQLKSVRFESLLSPLGEKQSIEGLQNIEKLSMSLYEGFGNMSVFTKLKAFNLDHCSELEHLPLGIFNMPSILSLSITNCHLLQKLPDDFGNMSSLRMLRLSALTGLKELPASIGKLGELEYLDISACEGLKVLPKEIGKLKKLKEFDMRECSRLKALPTTVCELSSLKLVICDEKIGKQWLRARNISIPELRVEIVEAHFSLDWLDD, from the exons ATGGTTTCGGTGATTGCAAGCTCTATGCATGGGGAATCACACAAGGCTTGGAAGAGGGCAACTAACAAGGTTTctaaaagaaaatgtaaatcagaTTGTGACAGAAAACGGCTAATTAGATTGCCACAAATCTGTATTGATTTCTTAGACGATGTAGCCAAGGAATGTCTCTTAGACTTGGGATTATTTCCTGAGAACAGGAAAATTTGTGTTGATGCACTTTTGGACATTTGGGTATATGTTCGAAAGCTACAAAGGCATGATGCTTTTGCCATCTTATCAGAATTTGCAAGAAGAAATCTGTTAAATTTAACTAACAATGCAAG AGGAAGTAGAGCAATCCAACAT GGAATGAGAGATTTGGCCTTGTATTTGAGACGCCAATACAATATACTCCACCCCAAGAGGTTAGTCATAGAAAGACAATACAGTAGTTTCCTGGGGAAATGCGAGTTGCTCAATGATAGAGCAATTGACACTCAAATTCTCTCCATCATTACCAGTGAGTATTCAGTAACACTTACAC GCCCTATGGAGGAGAATCAGTGGTATGACATGACTTTCCCGGAAACAGAGGTTCTTCTGATATTTTTTACTTCGACCGAATACGTTCTTCCTCCATTTCTGAAATCGATGAAAAAGCTAAAATTTCTGATGGTATCCAATTGCGGTGCAAAGAAGGCAACAGTGAAAGGTATAGATGTCATGTCTTCACTCACTCAACTCAAGAGCGTCCGCTTTGAGAGCTTGCTTTCACCCCTTGGTGAAAAACAGAGCATTGAAGGACTGCAGAACATAGAGAAGCTATCAATGAGCTTATATGAAGGATTTGGAAATATGTCTGTATTCACAAAGCTAAAAGCTTTTAATCTTGACCACTGCAGTGAATTGGAGCACTTACCCCTCGGTATCTTCAATATGCCCTCAATTCTATCCTTGTCTATTACCAATTGCCATCTGCTTCAGAAGTTACCAGATGATTTTGGAAATATGAGCTCTCTAAGAATGCTAAGGTTATCTGCATTAACAGGCCTGAAAGAGCTTCCTGCATCAATTGGAAAACTTGGAGAGTTAGAATATTTAGACATTTCAGCATGCGAAGGCTTGAAAGTACTTCCAAAGGAAATAGGAAAACTCAAGAAATTGAAGGAATTTGATATGAGAGAGTGTTCCCGTTTGAAGGCGTTACCTACAACAGTTTGTGAGCTAAGTTCCCTGAAGCTTGTTATCTGCGATGAGAAGATTGGGAAGCAGTGGTTGCGGGCAAGGAATATTTCTATTCCGGAGCTTCGAGTTGAAATTGTTGAAGCACATTTTAGTTTGGATTGGCTAGATGACTGA
- the LOC131079858 gene encoding probable disease resistance protein At4g33300 isoform X2: protein MVSVIASSMHGESHKAWKRATNKVSKRKCKSDCDRKRLIRLPQICIDFLDDVAKECLLDLGLFPENRKICVDALLDIWVYVRKLQRHDAFAILSEFARRNLLNLTNNARGSRAIQHRNAPELYFSQADGMRDLALYLRRQYNILHPKRLVIERQYSSFLGKCELLNDRAIDTQILSIITSPMEENQWYDMTFPETEVLLIFFTSTEYVLPPFLKSMKKLKFLMVSNCGAKKATVKGIDVMSSLTQLKSVRFESLLSPLGEKQSIEGLQNIEKLSMSLYEGFGNMSVFTKLKAFNLDHCSELEHLPLGIFNMPSILSLSITNCHLLQKLPDDFGNMSSLRMLRLSALTGLKELPASIGKLGELEYLDISACEGLKVLPKEIGKLKKLKEFDMRECSRLKALPTTVCELSSLKLVICDEKIGKQWLRARNISIPELRVEIVEAHFSLDWLDD from the exons ATGGTTTCGGTGATTGCAAGCTCTATGCATGGGGAATCACACAAGGCTTGGAAGAGGGCAACTAACAAGGTTTctaaaagaaaatgtaaatcagaTTGTGACAGAAAACGGCTAATTAGATTGCCACAAATCTGTATTGATTTCTTAGACGATGTAGCCAAGGAATGTCTCTTAGACTTGGGATTATTTCCTGAGAACAGGAAAATTTGTGTTGATGCACTTTTGGACATTTGGGTATATGTTCGAAAGCTACAAAGGCATGATGCTTTTGCCATCTTATCAGAATTTGCAAGAAGAAATCTGTTAAATTTAACTAACAATGCAAG AGGAAGTAGAGCAATCCAACATCGAAATGCGCCAGAGCTATACTTTTCCCAGGCTGACGGAATGAGAGATTTGGCCTTGTATTTGAGACGCCAATACAATATACTCCACCCCAAGAGGTTAGTCATAGAAAGACAATACAGTAGTTTCCTGGGGAAATGCGAGTTGCTCAATGATAGAGCAATTGACACTCAAATTCTCTCCATCATTACCA GCCCTATGGAGGAGAATCAGTGGTATGACATGACTTTCCCGGAAACAGAGGTTCTTCTGATATTTTTTACTTCGACCGAATACGTTCTTCCTCCATTTCTGAAATCGATGAAAAAGCTAAAATTTCTGATGGTATCCAATTGCGGTGCAAAGAAGGCAACAGTGAAAGGTATAGATGTCATGTCTTCACTCACTCAACTCAAGAGCGTCCGCTTTGAGAGCTTGCTTTCACCCCTTGGTGAAAAACAGAGCATTGAAGGACTGCAGAACATAGAGAAGCTATCAATGAGCTTATATGAAGGATTTGGAAATATGTCTGTATTCACAAAGCTAAAAGCTTTTAATCTTGACCACTGCAGTGAATTGGAGCACTTACCCCTCGGTATCTTCAATATGCCCTCAATTCTATCCTTGTCTATTACCAATTGCCATCTGCTTCAGAAGTTACCAGATGATTTTGGAAATATGAGCTCTCTAAGAATGCTAAGGTTATCTGCATTAACAGGCCTGAAAGAGCTTCCTGCATCAATTGGAAAACTTGGAGAGTTAGAATATTTAGACATTTCAGCATGCGAAGGCTTGAAAGTACTTCCAAAGGAAATAGGAAAACTCAAGAAATTGAAGGAATTTGATATGAGAGAGTGTTCCCGTTTGAAGGCGTTACCTACAACAGTTTGTGAGCTAAGTTCCCTGAAGCTTGTTATCTGCGATGAGAAGATTGGGAAGCAGTGGTTGCGGGCAAGGAATATTTCTATTCCGGAGCTTCGAGTTGAAATTGTTGAAGCACATTTTAGTTTGGATTGGCTAGATGACTGA